One window of Medicago truncatula cultivar Jemalong A17 chromosome 2, MtrunA17r5.0-ANR, whole genome shotgun sequence genomic DNA carries:
- the LOC11416628 gene encoding disease resistance protein RPV1, which produces MLLPLFRPQSRLTSSDLIHLGQGDIGSSSDSNSIQSYRYDVFISFRGADTRSTFVDHLHAHLTTKGIFAFKDDKRLEKGESLSPQLLQAIQSSRISIVVFSKNYAESTLCLEEMATIAEYHTELKQTVFPIFYDADPSHVRKQSGVYQNAFVLLQNKFKHDPNKVMRWVGAMESLAKLVGWDVRNKPEFREIKNIVQEVINTMGHKFLGFADDLIGIQPRVEELESLLKLDSKDYEFRAIGIWGMAGIRKTTLASVLYDRVSYQFDASCFIENVSKIYKDGGATAVQKQILRQTIDEKNLETYSPSEISGIIRKRLCNKKFLVVLDNADLLEQMEELAINPELLGKGSRIIITTRDMHILSVWSSVDVYEVPLLNSNDARKLFYRKAFKSEDPTSGCVKLTPEVLKYAQGLPLAVRVVGSFLCTRDANQWRDALYRLRNNPDNNVMDVLQVSFEGLHSEDREIFLHIACFFKGEKEDYVKRILDACGLHPHIGIQSLIERSFITIRNNEILMHEMLQELGKKIVRQQFPFQPGSWSRLWLYDDFYSVMMTETGTNNINAIILDQKEHISEYPQLRAEALSIMRGLKILILLFHKNFSGSLTFLSNSLQYLLWYGYPFASLPLNFEPFCLVELNMPYSSIQRLWDGHKVF; this is translated from the exons ATGCTCCTGCCACTGTTTCGACCACAGAGTCGTTTGACATCTTCCGATTTGATCCATTTGGGTCAGGGAGATATAGGTTCTTCCAGTGATTCCAATAGCATCCAAAGCTATAGATATGATGTGTTTATCAGTTTCCGTGGTGCTGACACCCGCAGCACTTTTGTTGATCATCTTCATGCTCATCTAACAACTAAGGGTATTTTCGCTTTCAAGGATGACAAAAGACTTGAAAAAGGAGAATCCCTTTCGCCGCAACTTCTACAAGCAATTCAAAGTTCTCGGATTTCTATTGTTGTCTTCTCTAAAAATTATGCGGAGTCAACATTATGTTTGGAAGAGATGGCCACTATTGCTGAATATCATACAGAATTGAAACAGACTGTTTTCCCTATTTTTTATGATGCCGATCCATCTCATGTACGAAAACAGAGCGGGGTGTACCAGAATGCCTTTGTTCTACTCCAGAATAAATTCAAACATGACCCAAATAAGGTTATGAGATGGGTGGGAGCTATGGAAAGTTTGGCTAAATTAGTCGGTTGGGATGTTAGGAACAA GCCAGAGTTTCGAGAGATTAAGAATATTGTTCAGGAGGTAATAAATACAATGGGTCATAAATTCTTGGGGTTTGCTGATGACCTTATTGGGATACAACCTCGAGTAGAAGAATTAGAAAGCCTTTTGAAATTAGACTCAAAGGATTATGAATTTCGAGCTATAGGCATTTGGGGGATGGCTGGAATCAGAAAGACAACTCTTGCTTCTGTCTTATACGATAGAGTCTCTTATCAGTTTGATGCAAGTTGTTTTATTGAGAATGTAAGCAAAATTTATAAAGATGGCGGTGCTACTGCTGTACAGAAACAAATCCTTCGGCAAACCATAGATGAAAAAAACCTAGAGACATACAGCCCTTCTGAAATATCTGGAATTATACGTAAAAGACTTTGCAACAAAAAGTTTCTTGTAGTCCTTGACAATGCTGATCTATTAGAGCAAATGGAAGAATTGGCTATAAATCCTGAATTGCTTGGTAAAGGAAGTAGAATAATCATTACAACCAGGGATATGCATATTCTGAGTGTTTGGAGCTCAGTT GATGTGTATGAGGTTCCACTATTGAATAGCAATGATGCCCGCAAACTTTTCTATAGAAAAGCTTTCAAAAGTGAGGATCCCACTAGCGGATGTGTAAAGCTGACTCCTGAGGTACTAAAATATGCTCAAGGTCTTCCATTAGCTGTTCGAGTAGTGGGGTCTTTCTTGTGCACTCGAGATGCTAACCAATGGAGAGATGCTTTGTATAGATTGAGGAATAATCCAGACAACAATGTGATGGATGTGCTTCAGGTAAGTTTTGAGGGATTACATTCAGAGGACCGAGAAATATTTCTGCATATTGCTTGTTTCTTTAAAGGGGAGAAGGAAGATTATGTGAAGCGAATTCTAGATGCTTGTGGGTTGCACCCTCATATTGGAATTCAAAGTTTGATTGAGAGGTCATTCATAACTATTAGAAATAATGAAATTCTTATGCATGAAATGTTGCAAGAATTAGGGAAGAAAATTGTTCGGCAACAGTTTCCTTTCCAACCAGGATCGTGGAGTAGATTGTGGCTTTATGATGATTTCTACTCTGTCATGATGACAGAAACG GGAACAAACAATATTAATGCCATAATTCTAGATCAAAAAGAGCATATCTCTGAATATCCTCAGTTGAGGGCTGAAGCATTGTCAATAATGAGGGGACTTAAaattcttatattattatttcataagaatttTTCAGGAAGTCTCACTTTTCTTTCTAACAGCTTGCAGTATCTTCTGTGGTATGGTTACCCTTTTGCTTCTTTGCCATTAAATTTTGAGCCGTTTTGTCTTGTTGAATTGAATATGCCTTATAGCAGTATTCAACGACTATGGGACGGTCACAAGGTATTTTAA